CGAGAAATGCTGTTCCAGGCATTCTGATCTGCAACGGGGAGAATAGTTACCGGAGAAACACGCCCAAATATGTGCAGGCTACGATCGATAACCACGCAAATTTCATCCAGCTATTGCGTAACGAATCGGGCGAAAACAGGACTGCATTAATAAAATCTTTGAAGGATAACCATATCAAAATCAATTACTTCTATGCAAAAACACCCGATGAACTGGGCGCATTGTTTGCAGGGGGTATTGATTTTGCATTGGTCAATAACATTGCAGATTTCCTGCCTGCGGCAAAAAAAGCCGGAATTGAGCCGGTTGTTCCCTCTTATGCAAATGCAAAGCAAGCTGGACGAAAAGCGGTCGTCCCTGAAACCGGAAAGGACAAAAATAAGACGCTAATCGTTTTTTTCGATGGTCTTCGCCCTGACTACATTACCCGGGAGCAAATGCCAAACCTTTACGCTTTTGCGCAAAAAGCCTCGCGGGGAAATCACCATCACAGCGTATTTCCCACAGTAACGCGCGTGAACTCCTCATCGTATGCCACAGGTTCCTATCCCGGGACGCATGGCTTGCTTGGTAACACTATCTTTTTCCCGAAAGTAAGCCCTAACAAGGCGATCGGCACCACTTATATTGACCTGATCAAGGTACAGGAATCAGAGTCCGGGCAGCTGCTCACTGCTACTTCACTCGGCGAAGCACTGGACGCTGCCGGCGAACAAATGATGATTTTCAGCTCAGGCACAACCGGGCAGGCATATTTGCAAAATCACAAAATCGGCAAAGGCGCTATCATCAATCAGGAACTGATCCTGCCCGACTCTTTTAAAGCACAGGTTATATCCGACATCGGACCCCTCCAAAAAGGAACCGGTGATGTATATATGAAGCACAAATGGATCGCAGATGCATTGCTTCGATACGGCCTCAAAAACGGTGGTCCGCTTGTTAGCGCTGTTTGGTTTTCGGATCCCGACGGCGCGGCGCACCGCTATGGCATCGGCTCTGAGCAGGCTGTGGCAGCGATTAAGTACGTAGATGCCCAGTTCGGAAGGATATTGGATTCTCTTGACGCAAGGGATTTAAGAAAAAATTATAATATTCTGATCTCGACTGATCACGGATTTGTAACCCACACCGGAAAGCAGAATTTAAGCGAACTGCTCATTTCAGCAGGTCTGAAAAAGGACAAAGAGTCCGATGATGTGGTGATTTCCGAGGGTGCTGTCTACGTGAAAGATCACCATGAAAACACCATCAGGAAAATCGTCGCTACGCTGCACAAAACGGCGTGGATCGGGGCGGTTTTTACTAAACCCAGAAAAAGCGGAGATATGAAAGGCTGGGTAGAAGGGACCCTGTCATTTGATGCAATCCACTACAACCATCCGACCCGCTCGGGCGACATTCTGGTGGCACCTAACTGGAATGATGACAAGAATGACAAAGGCTATGCGGGAACCGATTTCTCCGGCGGCGTGGCAGGTCATGGCGGATCCAGCCCGTATGAAATCAACATTGCATTATTTACCGACGGTCCTGACTTCAAAAATGTATCTGCCAGCGAACTGCCGACCTCCAACGTGGATATTGCCCCCACCGTACTGGCCCTTTACGGCTTACCAATCCCATCAAAAATGGACGGGCGGGTGATGCATGAGCACCTTAAAAAGACCACAAAACCTGCCGGAAAATTTAAAAAGCAAGTTGTAAAAGCAGCGGCTAAGTATGATTGGGGTACTTATAATGTCTCTATTGACCTATCAGTCCTGGACTCTTACAGGTATTTCAATTTCACAACAACAGAACGCATCATTAAGAATGCTGTAAACCCATCCGATCAATCCGGAATTCGTTAGCGCAGGATTGCTGGCCAGGAATTAAATATGAAACTCCTTACCCGGATAATTATCATGGGTAACGGGGTTTCAGAAAAGCTGCTTTTCTACCATAATTGTAGAAGTCAGCGCCACATGACGACACATTCGCCAACACTAGAAAACATACCTAAATTCTTCGCTTGCATTGTTCCATACCAGCTTGTGAATATCCCATTCACCTCTTGGCGCCGGCCGTTCCAACTTTTGCGCGATAATAATATTTTTGCCATCGGTACGCACATTAATCATCCCATAAACAATTACAGCACGTTCCTTCGTGAGCTCTGGATTCGCTTCGAGTTTCTTTTTCAATTTTTTAAGATCAATAAATTCAGTTGCTGATCGTGCCAGCTCGGTCGAAAATATCAGAGACCTTTCTCCTCTGCTGTACTTCCCGATGGTCCCTAACGTATCTGGCCTCGGATGTGAGTGAGGCTCATTGTCGCCACTTGATATGATGGTGGCTAGTGGATTAACCGCCCGCAGGAATTCACTTGTAAAGTCCGCACTACCATGGTGACATGATTTTGCAATATCTACTTCGAAAAATCTTTTCGCAATGTCAATGCCTTCATTGAGCTGTTCCAGCGCCTGACGACGATCCTCCCCGGATATGTCATCGTCGTTAAGCTTTTCCCGCAGCATCGCGATGTCCACATCTGTATAACTTTGGAGTAAATAATCTTCTGCTGGCTCATTTAAGTCCCCTCCCAGTAACATTCGGACTTTCCCAATATTCAGTTTCAAAACAATGGAATGTCCATTTTTTGTCTTACCCTTTTTAGTAATGGCGGAATCGCCAAATACTGGCAGAGCCTGGTTTCCATCGATAACCTTGATGACAGGCCCCAGGATTTCTATATTGCACCTTTCATCCTGATGTAGAAACCCACTATTGGAATTAAGCCCAATTTTCTCTGCGTCGCAGCTTTTCAACAGGGCAATATAGCCGCCGGGATTAGTAGCACTATTTACACGGCTATCAAACGAATCCTGGTTTTCACAGAGATCAGTCAAATACTGCCTGCCTTCCGTTTCGATCAATGTACCCAAAGAATTAACATAATCACCAGTTTCTTCAACGATTCCGTTATGAAAGATCTTGTTTATCTTAAACACTGCATTGCCATCGGGATCCGCAAAGATTCTCGCAAAGCCACCATAATGGTCTGAATCGGAATGGGAGATAACGACGTCAAAATTTGGAAATCCGTTAAGCGACCTTGTTCTGTTAAAACGCCATTTCAGAAACCTGAACATATTGTCGGAAGCTCCTGCATCGACGATAAAATGTTTGTCGTCTGGGGTAACAATATGGCATCCATCCCCTTGCCCCACGTCAATAAAATTAACTTCAAGGATACGGTCAAACTGGATCTGATTTGGCAAGATGTAGCCGGAACGATTACGGGCATGAACTTTGACGTATTTCTTGCCTTCGATCACTTCGTAAACCGGCAATTCGTTTTCAAGTTCCAGCCCGATCCAATCGCCAAACAAAAGATGTTTAACATTGGAAAACACTCGTTCACCTCCGACAGTTTTGAAGTTTTTAACAAATATTGACGGATATATAGCGAAGCCGTGCTTTTTTTCAATTATTCTCTGTTCTACTTCCATGAGTTTTGAGTGAGGAGTTGAGCAATGTAGGACAAAATCGATGTGCAATCTTAGTTCACAAGATACTTCAAAGTGGCAATTTTCCTGAACCGTAAACTAATTAGAAAGGCAATGTTTGAAGACCTGGAACGCAACGTATTAAACGGACTTTCAAGACGGACCTGCTGTACAATATAACCTGGTAAAGCAACCAGTTTGATTATGGGTTTCGCTAGCTGCCCGGTTGGCTGTCGAGGATATAACGGATGTGAGCAGCGTCCTGCCTGTCGACGAAAAGACTGTTGTTCCAGAGCGACAAAATGACGCAAAACGCAGGGTCCTCGTCCTCCATTATGAACTGATTTACCGGTCCAAAAAACTCCTGCAATTGAGCCAAATCACAAGTCGGCAGAAAAATGCGCAGCACACGGGGATCGTAAAACCTGAAATAAAGCTCCTGCCCTTCTTCTGTTTCCACCATCAGGAAACGGCGAAAGTGTTTATATAATTCTTCGAAATCAGCTTCACTTTCCACCCACAGTCCCCAGGAATTCCCCCAGCCGTTTTCAAGCACAAATTCCGCAAAATCGTCCCGATAAGGGTAAGTAAATAAAAACGGCGCTACCGAAGGCAGTATCTCGTCCTGTCCTTCCCGAGCGCGGTACAGGGACGAGTGGACCGGGTTCAGGCTACGTGCCGGATACATGGCTTCTTCCATTCGGGCTGCGTCGAGGAGGAGGTGGGTAGGCATGCGTGCAAATTAAACTTGGGAGTATTAGTGTCGAATTTTGACAATCTCTTCGGTTAATGTCTGACCAGTTATCCCGTCAATCGATAACTTGCGCACTTCATACGGATTATCATCGACTGGATACGTCACTACATACTCAGGCCTGCCCACTTTGGCTTTCATCACAGATACGCCACTTTGCAGGAATCTAATATTGACTCCCAAGGCCTTCATTTTGACGTCAAGTTCCTCGATGGTAAACTCGTAGCCTTCATCCTCGTTCCATTCCTTAGTTATCATGCCGCTTCTCGAAAACTCCTTCCAGAGACCAATTGAAAATCCGTGAAATTCCTTGCCTGATAATTTCAGAAATCCCGAGTCCGAGTAGAACTCTTGATACAGCAGCTCCGTTGAATTAATCCCAGAAGATTCCTGAATAAAAACTTCTGATGAAGACTGCCATTGCCGCACTTTGATCTTATCTTCAGTGATATAAATATGCTCTCCTTTGACAGCCTTCTTTTTAAAATTTGTAATATCGAATCTCTCCATTTGCGCTTTTTTCTGACCGTTACAGGCTTTGTTAAATATCAATAGCAGGGCCAATATGATATACCTCATCATTCCCTTTTAACTGAATTTTCTTGCAATATCTTCCATTGCCAGCGCCAAGTAGTGAATGCATTTCTGCTATAGCTCATGACGTTATCAGTAGTTTTGTACTTAAAAGTGTATTTCGCTTGTTGATCAGGACAAAACTTTTCGAAGGGAACCTCGTCATCGGCTTCCTTATGTGTATGTCTTAAACCGAGCCCATGCAAAACTTCGTGAGCAAGGGTATATGGAGTCCGGGCGGCGAATAACACCGCGTTTTTCAGAAAAACCTCATTTTTCACTTCTATTTGTCCAATAGCGCCATCAAAAGTTTTTTCATCAAATGAAAAAACTAAAAAATATCCGGCATATTTGTCTGCTCCTTTTTTCGCGGCGAAAGCACGCCGTAAATATTCAAACATTTCAGGATCAACGTACTTTTTATTTGGATAATCTTCATTTAACCAGAATGACTTAGGGTCAATGAATTTTCCGGGAGAGTCGTTTATAACCTTAAAATTAGGGTCTTCCGTCAGATCTAAGCAGTCAACATCCAATGAAAAAACATAATCAATAACCTGATCAATTAAGTACCTTTCTTTTTTAACTTCCTGATAATGTTCCAAATGAGCTACTACGAGCGCCTGAAAAAGAGTGTTCTTTAGCCTGGCCAATTCTATGTCATCAAAACTACCAATTCTAGTTCTGTATGTAATTTTTGTTTTGACCTTTATTAATACTAGCTTAATCTCCTTAATATCGTTGTTTGGGCATACAATTATCCTTCCTGCCAATGGGATAGGATCTCCCTCCTGCCAGGTTTTGGGGTAAGCCAAAACATCTATTTTTTGTTCGGTACTGAATGGATGAATACAAGTTATTTTGATTGACCCATCCTTAGAAGCTCTTTTGCCGCTAACGGCTTTATCGTTCAAAATATCCTTATCAATGTAAAATAAGTTTCTGTCATATTCCAACTCTATGTTCGACGGTTCCTCATCTTTAATTCCTATGCCAATTTGAAGTTCGGCTGTACATGGTGCGGCTTCCAACCCCTCCACGCCCATCGGAAATAAATTTAGATAGGGTACGAAATATTCCGGTTTGTAGACGAAATCTGTCTCAATGGTTGTATATGCGGATTCCAATCCCTGCACGGCCATCCGAAACAGATTCAGATAGGGCACAGAATATTCCGGTTTATCGACGAAATCTGTCTCAATGGTTGTATATTCGGCTTTGAAAGCCGCAAAAGCTTGTTCTTTCGTAAGTCCCGTTGAACCTGGTTTCTGTACATCATATCCCCCGTCAATCGGCCACTCATAGCCGATTTCATCACGAATAACGTCGCCGTTCACGCGTAGCCAATCAAATCCAAATTTACCATCCCAATCAGAAGTGGGCCTGAAATAGACCATTACCTTAGATGGTATTAATTTTTTCTTATGTAATTGCTCTACAACCAGTGTATAAGCATCATTAGGTTCAAAGGTTCGCTGACTTAGATTTTTAGGAATATAGATGATGCCAGGTTTATCCTCTCCGGTGAAGATAAATTTTTTATTGTCTTTTGTTTTTTTGATGCATCCTACCTGACTATGTAAAAGCTCATTAATCTCGTCAGGATCAACAGTACCAAAATTGTACTTCGCAAGCTCTCTCCAAGTCATTCCATGAGAATTCGCCAGAGATTCCAAGGTGTCGCCATCTTTCACCTTATACTTGACGACTTGGGCAATATTCAGCATACCCTTTAATTTATAAAGACACTACTATGAACATCAAAATTTTTCCAATTAGATATGATTTCGCACACCCCTGCTGGAACATTACTTATGTAAACTATGCCATCTTCGTCCGAGATAGCCTCTCTGATTGTACCATCTGAAAGTTTTACCTTTAATGTAACCCCGGCCACCGGCCAACCCTTTGGATCCTCAATATTAAATTGAATCCATTTGTTGTCCGGCTGCTGCTGCTCTTGCTTATAATTATCATGCGGACAAGACTGTATTGCGCTTCCTATGGGCATCAGAGATCAGTTTAAGAAAAGCCTTTTTCAATTCTGTACACTTTTTCCCCGCCGGACAGATTACAGGTTGCTAGAATTTCCATCGCCCAGCTATATTCTTCTTCGTACTCAAAATCCAATCCATTTAAGATACAAAGATTCAGAAAGGTCAAAATATCTTTTTCTTCAAAGATATTATACTGCGATACTTTTGAAATCACTTGGCCTATATACATTCTGGCCTCCTTCTCCCTTATCCGGTTCTTGGTCCTGTACTTGAAAAAGGATAGCGCGTTTTCTTCTATCCTTTTCAGCAGCACCTGTTCCATTACCTTGATTTGCTGGCTCTTAATTATCAACATGCAAGACCAATGTTTAGCTTTATCCCTTCTTCTTTATGAATTACACTTTTCGCAAAACGGTACGCCGCTATCGGCTGCCTTTTTCATGGTTACCGCCTGTGTAACCGCGTTCGCGACCTCAGGAGCCATATTTTTTAATCCTACCGCCAAAGCCCCCGGGGGTGCCCCCGCCAAACCACTACCAACATACGTCTCCCCAATCAAAACCGTCTGCAACCCCACGACTATCTTCCCGCCATGCGCACACGTATCACCCATCCTCGCCGCAGGTTTTCCACCTATAAAAACACCGGTCGAACCCAGCACAATCGTGTCCGGCGGACCGGTACATACACACATATCGCCCGAAACAGCCGCGGGCATTCCTCCAATCAGAACCGTCGGAACACCGGGCCCAGCGACCGGACCGCCGACGTGCGGCACCAGCCCGGTTACCATCGGACAGACATGCATATCGCCTAATCTTGCTGCTGGTTTTCCCATGTGGAGTGATTTCAGTATTTGTATTTGGCGATGTAGGTGTTCGGCATGATACCATTGTTAACCAGTTCAACGCCGTTAAATGCAGCAGTTCCTTGAAACCAGCCAACATTATAAACTGTGCCGTCCGGAGCTACACAGATGCGAGTTGCGCGATCTTCACCCTTTCCTCCGGCCCTGACTTTGAAATTGCCGGTGGATTCCCCATTTTCCTTATTTAATTCGCAAATAATAGCATCGGTTGAACCTTCCGATTCGAATGGAGCATTATCTAATCTTGGATATCCACCGCGCCCGCTAAAAGAACCGGCGACAAGTAAATTTCCGTTCGTGTTAATTTCAATACCCCCGGCATAATCATTACCCGACCCAAAGCCAAACTGACTCCACGTTGGCCTGATACTTCCACTTCTGCTATCAACTAACTTTGTCACCAGAATATCAAATACCCCTGATGAGGAAGTACTTTCGGTCATTCCGGTTATGTAAATATTTTTGTCTTTGTCGAGAACAATGTCATAACCATAATCATTAGCTTCATAACCAACATTAACAAGTCCTAGCCACGTTGAAAAGGACTTGTCCCATTTGACCACGAACATATCGGATTGGCCAAAAGAGCTGCGAGAACCATTCAACTGTATCGAACTTTCAAAAGAGCCTACGAGATATGCGCTTCCTTCATCGTCAATGACCATTGACTCGACTGACTGCGACCCAGCGCCGCCACCAATTGCGGGCTGTCCAACCGCGCCGTTCTCAGTATCATAGAAAACTAAAAAAAAGTCCTGGCCATCGGCAGACCGCTGCTGCGTATCAAAATAGATATTACTCTGTCGTCCATCACCGGTTACTATTCCGGTCACATATATCCTGGGTCCATCAGATGTTTGAAAAAAGCCCAAGTTACGTCCCCGATCGTTCCCTGGACCACCAAAGCTCTTAAACCAACCAGATCCCCCGTTCGTGTTCACTTTCATGACAAACCCGTCACGATCTCCCCTAAAATTGAAACCGGTTATGCGGGGTGCGCCGCCAACATAACCTGTGACATAAACGTTGCTGGCATTGTCGAGCGTAATGCCACTCGCATGATCGTCACCTGCACTTCCATAGACGTTACCCCAGAGGCATTCGCCGGACGGGCTATATTTCGCAACATAGAAATCCGTATTGCGCGAACTGATATACCCGGCTGATCCTGTTATTCCATTACCAAAAATCGTCGTTCCCATTGTTGACCCACACACGTAAATGTTACCGCTCGCATCAGAAACAATGTCAGTAGGAAAATTATATTCACTCTTAATTTGGATCGCACTTACTGACTTCACCCTGATTGTCACCGTCATTGTTTGCTTGTCACTTCCTCCTGCACCGGTGGCGGTCAGGACAACCGTATATGTCCCGGGCACATTATAACTATGCTTCGGGGAGGTCTCGTTATTCGCCCCGCTATTATCCCCAAAGTCCCAGGAATAGGTATCAGCGTTGATCGAGCCGTTCGTAAAACTCACTTCGCAAGGCGCCTCGCATTCAGTTTTATCCATTGTAAAATTCGCATTAGGGCCTTCGGCTTTCACTTCGATAGTGTATTGCTGAGTATCCGACTTCCCGTCTGCATTATAGGCTGTCAGCGTTACCGTATATTTCCCGTGAGCGCTGTAAGTATGTTTCGGGTTTTGATCGGTACTCGTGTTCGGATTTGCAGACGTCGCATTGGGGTCGCCAAAATCCCACTTGTAGGTGACTGCATTGCCCGATTGGTTGTCAAATGTCACTGTTGAAGGTGCAATTCCATCATCGCTCAGCGTATATTCGAAATCAGCTTCCGGAAGCGAGGCAGGCTCGGGTTTGACTTCCACCATTTGCGTTGCCCCACTACTCCCTCCGTCTTTACCCTTGGCAATCAGCTTCACAGCATATCTCTTTCCCTTCATATATTTATAGGTCACGGTGGCGCCCACACCAAGCGGCTCACCAGCGACGTTAAAATCCCATTCAAAGCTCTTCGCATTTTCAGAGGTACTTGTAAATGTCACCAGGCAAGGGGCCGTACAACCATCATTCGATACAGTAAATTTCGCCACCGGCTGCGGGGGAAGTTCCATATGACAACTCACCACACTGACCAATAATAACAGCTGAATTAAAATTCTTCTCATGAGCTTTGTTTGCTACTTCTTTTTGACAGAAAAGGTTTTCTTTTTTTCGTCCGTCGAAACACCTGAAATGGCGGTAAGTGAGACGGTGTAAGGAACATCTTTATCGGTACGTCGATAGGCATGCACGGGCGAATCAAGCACGACGGGCTTGCTGTTATCTCCAAAATTCCAGACGTAAGCGGAAGCGAACTTTGACTTGTTGACAAATGAATAGACGACAGAGTCGGTTCGGGTTGAGTCAGTCAGTACAATATCGAAATCGGCTATTGGTTTAGAAGCTGCCAGAATGGTCACGATATGGGTAGCGGTGTCAGATACAGTTTCGTTGAGGGCTGTCAACATTACTTTGAATATTCCTGCTTTATTGAATTTGTGCCTGGGCGAATGTTCATTGTTCACTGCGCTGCTGTCGCCGAATTCCCATTTGTAGCTCGTTGCATTAGTTGAGATGTTCGTAAAACTTACTTCACAAGGCGCCTGACAATTGTTGCCCGTAATAGTAAATTCCGCTTTCGGAACGATAGGTGCTATGATAGTTACAGTATTTTCCGTGCTGCTGCTGCCGTATTTAGAATTACTAATGGTCAAAACGATCCGGTATTTCCCTGCGTTGGCGAAAGTCAAAACCGGATTCTGCTCGGACGAAAAGTGCGTGCTATCCTTAAAAGCCCAATCGTACTGCCACTTGTAAACACCCTTATTTTCCGACATGTCCTTGAAGTTGACCTGACATGGCGCCTTGCAGCTGGCATTCATCATTTCGAAACGCGCTGTCGGAGCAGCGGGCTCTTGCATGGAGCATGCTACGGTTATCAGAGCAACGAATATGGGTACTACTTTGCAGATCATTTCGTATGGTTTTAGTCCGTTAAAACTGGTATGTTAAATGAAAACCTGCATATTGTCGGGCACCATTCCATTGGGGGGAAACAACGAGCTGCTTTCTTTTCTGTTCGAGCAGTTTGTTGTAATGCCTGGCTTTTTTCGCACTCTTACTGCCGACAAACCAAAGCACGCCTCCCGCAATGATACCAGCGCCGGCCACAAAAACCCCCGGACTTGCGAAAGAGATGAGGCTGTTGGGTTTGGCATGATAACTTGTACGGGAATTAAATTTTTCCCCATTTGCTACTCCGTCCACAACCGTATCATACCATACATCAAAAGCAGCGTTCTTTTTGTCGATCTCCGCTTTATAATCATTGTAGGCACCGTATAGGACCACGCCGGTAGCAACGGATGCCGCCACCGCAATGCCCGCACCTGCCCGCATCAGCGCGCCCTCCCGTTTGTACTTTGTTGCTTTTTTCCCGAGAGCGGCCAATTCTGCATTCAGCGTTGCCGTTCGCCTGTCTTTGGAACTGGCAGGAGCCATTTCAGGAGATTTTTCAACTGGCTTTACACTCGCAGCCACTTCCTTTTTGGGTTCTGTTTTCGGCGCTTCTTTCTTCTCAGCAACTTCCGGCTTTTTCAATTCAGCCACCGGAACTTCCTCTTTTATTGCATTTTTTGCCGGCACCTCTTTTTTTGCCGCATTTTCGGGCTCCTTGTTTGCAACCATTGTTACGGTTGCTTTATCAGGCGTGGCAGAAGCGGCTTTTTTAGGCTCTTCATGCCCTATGACTTCCTCCATTTTTTTCACTTCATCCGTTTTTTTAACCGGGGAAGGAGCTGTTGCAACAACGGGCGCTGTCGATGTTCCGGCCGGTGCGGATGCCACTGTATTTGCAGAAGGCTGATAATAACCGATCCTCGTGATGAGCACGATCCACTGCTTGTCAGGCTTGTCTGCGCGAAGTTCCGCTACCCTATATACGTTTTCGTATTTGGTCGTTTTTTGTCGGTGCGTGTTGGTGAATTGTGTTTTGAATGTGACCTGGACGTACGGATATTCTTTTTGCTGCACCTGGCCCACCGATACCTCGGAAATTTTGATGCTGTACTTTGGACTTTTGTTGTAATACAATTTCAGGTCGTCCAGGTATTTGCGGATCGGCAGGTCCGGCCCTGATTTCCTGATCGTATTATCGGGGTTAACATCATCTTCTACCATCGCCTTGTCCCCGTAAAACACCTGGTTCTGGCTTGGTAAATAGCTGTCGTATATCAACAGTTGTTTGTTGCTTTCGGTAATATTGTCCAGCGCAATGGTGTTCAGCAGGTCGTTGAGCTGCACTTCTATGACCTTCCTGGCCTCTGCACGGATCTCCTTGATGTCTGCGGGTGCAAGTTCCTGGGTCTGCGCTACGGTCAAAGTCCGGACGAGTAACAGTAGGCAGGTGGTAAAAATCAATCGCATAAGCTATGCCGGTTAGTGTTTTTGATCTGTGATTTAGGGTAGCATTGAAATCTCCACCCTCCTGTTCAATCGTTTGTTTTCCTCTGTATCATTTTTCCTTGCCGGGTACTTTCCTCCTACTCCCGCCCATAAAATCTGATTTTCGCTCACCTTTCTGGACAGTAGATAGTGACGAATCACTTTCGCACGAAATTCGGAAAGGGTTATATTTAGCTTTGAGCTGCCGACATTATCCGTATGCCCTACAACCCGCACTTTCTTGTTGAGATGCTGTTTCAACCATGCTGCAAGCGCATCAAGCTTGGCCTTTTCATCTGATTTAAAGGTGTAATCGCTTTGATTAAAGTAAATCGTGAGCGTTTCCAGAGAATCCAGCCCCTTTGCCTTCACAGATTCAGTTTCTGTCTTTTTCACTGTGGTTTCAGGAACGCTGACGGGTCGGTTTCCTACTACGAGCCCTATGAAATTCAGTCCTTTTACCACAGAAACCTGCTCTGAATGAATCAATGCCATTTTCCTGTCAAAAACTGTAAGCCGATAGTTGCCTGCGTGCACCAATGCCGAGTACGCCATCTTATCCAAAGGAGACAACACAATTTCATTGCCCGAATCTGCTGTAAGTTTACACGAAGCAACCATTGAATTTCCGCTGATATTTAAAGAAAGCATGGTGATTTCCGGTGTCAGTTTAATGTCGTAAGTACCTGCTTTTTCATCTATTTTATCGAGAATAAGGTTGCCGGTGTATTCCTGATAACCTTCGGCTGAAACAGTAAATCCTACGATATCTGATTCGCCAAAAGACATAACCGTTTCCTCCGAAAGCTGCTTGCATTCCCTTTTTGCATTTCTGGTAAACTCAAAACACAATGTCCCATTTCTGACCGGCGAACCGCTGATTGCGTCGGAAACAAAGAATTTTCGCACAATAGCAGTCTTTTTCCTTTGCTCATTTTCAACCGTATACTGCGTTTGCTGGCTCTGCATATAAGGCGTGTCATTCGCCTGCGCATCAAGTGGTATCAATGGTATTTTAACAAAAAAGTCGACCTTGTTTCCCTTATTTCTGTATGTAGTAATACCGGTGCTGATCAGGCGGTAACCTTTCTTTTCTATAATGAGCTTTGTTGCATCTGAAAGTAAATCGAGACTGAACCGTCCCTGTTCGTTTGTTGATGAAAGCAACGTGCGCCGATTCTCTTTTTCGATATAAAAAGAAACACCTGCTACGCTCGCACCCGACCGGACATCATTGGTCTGGCCGATAATACGCAGCCGCTGAGGCAACGCATTCACGTCGCAGGCTGCCAAACTCAGCAACAAAAGCAGAAACTGTTTCATTTAATATAATTGAATCACTATTCGTCAGCCACTACGCCGATGTTCCCGAGCAGCACCGTCCAATTGGTTTTGCTTTGACCGTCAATTTCCTTTTGATATGCTTCAAGTTTCACGCGAACGCTCTTTTTTGTAATGTCACTGTAAAGAATATTCTGGTTCTTTTCACCATAACCGGTGAACGTTTGGTTACCAACTATGGTCCCGTAATAGTTGCCATCCTGCTCCTGTTTCAATTCACTCACATATTCGATCTGACTCCATTTGATTTGAACGTTGCCATAGGGCAGCATTTTCAGACGTTTGAGGTACATTTCCAACGGCAGCTTTGTTACCCCTTTTTTGTTTTTTGAAGAAACCTCAATTTGTGTTTCAGGCAGGAAAAGCTGCAATGCATTCTTAATCGCCAAATCCCTTTCATTCATGGAAAAGCTCCTGTCCACGATCACTTGCAGATAGTCGCTGAACTGTTCTACTTTGGTAATTGATTT
This Dyadobacter sp. UC 10 DNA region includes the following protein-coding sequences:
- a CDS encoding alkaline phosphatase family protein; translation: MICKNKIALWAVLFLWAALASNFARAQKSKITMPERGLCAHRGCMDTHPENTLPAFAEAVRLGAQMIEFDIQLTKDSALVIMHDDAVDRTTNGNGQVSGLTYAQIRVLDAGVKKAEKFRGTRVPTFEETLAMMPDNVWLNCHLKGDEAVGAKAAAMLEKSGRLHQAFLTCSEKAAEGARNAVPGILICNGENSYRRNTPKYVQATIDNHANFIQLLRNESGENRTALIKSLKDNHIKINYFYAKTPDELGALFAGGIDFALVNNIADFLPAAKKAGIEPVVPSYANAKQAGRKAVVPETGKDKNKTLIVFFDGLRPDYITREQMPNLYAFAQKASRGNHHHSVFPTVTRVNSSSYATGSYPGTHGLLGNTIFFPKVSPNKAIGTTYIDLIKVQESESGQLLTATSLGEALDAAGEQMMIFSSGTTGQAYLQNHKIGKGAIINQELILPDSFKAQVISDIGPLQKGTGDVYMKHKWIADALLRYGLKNGGPLVSAVWFSDPDGAAHRYGIGSEQAVAAIKYVDAQFGRILDSLDARDLRKNYNILISTDHGFVTHTGKQNLSELLISAGLKKDKESDDVVISEGAVYVKDHHENTIRKIVATLHKTAWIGAVFTKPRKSGDMKGWVEGTLSFDAIHYNHPTRSGDILVAPNWNDDKNDKGYAGTDFSGGVAGHGGSSPYEINIALFTDGPDFKNVSASELPTSNVDIAPTVLALYGLPIPSKMDGRVMHEHLKKTTKPAGKFKKQVVKAAAKYDWGTYNVSIDLSVLDSYRYFNFTTTERIIKNAVNPSDQSGIR
- a CDS encoding ComEC/Rec2 family competence protein; the protein is MHIDFVLHCSTPHSKLMEVEQRIIEKKHGFAIYPSIFVKNFKTVGGERVFSNVKHLLFGDWIGLELENELPVYEVIEGKKYVKVHARNRSGYILPNQIQFDRILEVNFIDVGQGDGCHIVTPDDKHFIVDAGASDNMFRFLKWRFNRTRSLNGFPNFDVVISHSDSDHYGGFARIFADPDGNAVFKINKIFHNGIVEETGDYVNSLGTLIETEGRQYLTDLCENQDSFDSRVNSATNPGGYIALLKSCDAEKIGLNSNSGFLHQDERCNIEILGPVIKVIDGNQALPVFGDSAITKKGKTKNGHSIVLKLNIGKVRMLLGGDLNEPAEDYLLQSYTDVDIAMLREKLNDDDISGEDRRQALEQLNEGIDIAKRFFEVDIAKSCHHGSADFTSEFLRAVNPLATIISSGDNEPHSHPRPDTLGTIGKYSRGERSLIFSTELARSATEFIDLKKLKKKLEANPELTKERAVIVYGMINVRTDGKNIIIAQKLERPAPRGEWDIHKLVWNNASEEFRYVF
- a CDS encoding DUF4123 domain-containing protein — protein: MPTHLLLDAARMEEAMYPARSLNPVHSSLYRAREGQDEILPSVAPFLFTYPYRDDFAEFVLENGWGNSWGLWVESEADFEELYKHFRRFLMVETEEGQELYFRFYDPRVLRIFLPTCDLAQLQEFFGPVNQFIMEDEDPAFCVILSLWNNSLFVDRQDAAHIRYILDSQPGS